Genomic window (Vicinamibacterales bacterium):
CGGTACGCCAGGGCCGCCCGGTGCGCGCGGTCCCAGCGCCGCGACGAGGACGTTGTCAGCGTTGCCGGGATCGATCGCCATGCCGCCGATGTATTGCGAGGCGGCCAGGCCGGCGCTGGTCCACGTCCGTCCGGCGTCGGTCGATTTGTAAACCCCTTTGCCCGTTGTGAACGACCAGCCCGATTGGTTGCCGGTGCCGGCATACACGACGTCGTGGTTCGACGCCGCCACCGCGACGGCGCCGACCGACGCGATGTGCACGGCGTCGAAGATCGGCTTCCACGTCGTGCCGGCGTTGGTGGTTTTCCACACGCCCCCCTCGGGAAGGCCGACGTAGTAGGTCGTCGGATCGCCCGGCACGCCGGCCGGCGCCGCGACGTAGCCTGAACGCGGCGGTCCGATGGACCGCCACTTGAGTTCGGCGAACGCCGCCGGGTTGACGGTGTCGCCAGGCGCGGCTGCGAGTGCGATCGAAAAGACGGCCGCGGCCGCAAGGATGAAGCGCATGCCGCGGATATTACCAGAGCCGTGGCGGCCGACAGACACGAAGCCGGCGAACGAACCCGACGATCAACGCCGGCTCAGAGAAGTCGGTCGCCCGAGGCAGCGATCGAGCACCCACGATGCACGGGCGGCCGATTCGCCGGTCGAGGCGCAGCGGCCGCGACCGTGGAGCTCGTCGACGATCGTCTGGATCAACGGCTGGTGCACGTGCGGCGGGTTGCGCACCGGCAGCGTTTCGGCGCCGCGCTCCGTGTCGACGATTACGTCGGCATCGGCGAAGACCGGCGTGACGATGGTGCCGCGCGTGCCGATGATCGTCATGGCGTCGGTCTTCGAGGCTGCGTTGAAGTTGAAGATCGCCGTACCGGCCACGCCGCTCGCGCAGCGGAACGCCGCCGCGGTCACGTCCTCGACCGCGCCGGCGCCTGCCGTGTTCACGGCGATGCCGTGCGGGTCGCCGACGGCGCCGATTAGGAAATCGAGCAGATCGAAGCAGTGGGAGCCAAGGTCGAAGAACAGTCCGGCGCCGGCGATCGCCGGATCGAAACGCCAGTTGTGAAGGGTGGTGCCGCTTGCGAGACGGTCGGTGACCTGTACGTGGACGGAGGTGATCGTCCCGATCGCGCCGGACGCCATCTGTTCCCGCACAGCGAGGAATCGCGGGAGGGCGCGCCGGTAGTAGGCGACCCACAGCGGCACGCCGCGCGCGGCGAACGCCTCCACCATCGCCAGGCACTCGTCGTGGCTGGTGGCCATCGGCTTCTCGACCAGGCACGGCTTGCCCGCGTCAGCCGCGAGTAGCGCCAATTCGAGGTGTGTGGACGGCGGTGTAGCGACGTAGACGGCGTCCACGTCCGGATCGGCGACCAGCGCCGCCGCCGAGTCGTAGGACCGCGGTACGCCGTGCCGTCGCGCGTAATCTGTCGCCAGGGCGCGATCGCGCCGCATCACCGCCACGAGCGTCGAGCCGTCGGCCTTCTGCAGGGCAGGACCGCTCTTCACTTCCGTGACGTCGCCGCACCCCAGGATGCCCCAGCGGATCTTCATGAGGTCAGTAGACGTCGAGCTTGAGCCGACGGCGCCGCCGGAGGTCGGCGACGTACTCGGCGGCCTGCTCGGGCGTGCGCCCGCCCGCCGTTTCGACGATCTGCTGCAGTTCCCGCTGCACGTCCGTCGCCATCCGCGCCTTGTCGCCGCAGATGAAAATCTCCGCGCCTTCTTCGAGCCAGGCGTAGAGGTCGGCCGACTGCTCGCGCATGCGGTGCTGCACGTAAATCTTATGCGGCTGATCGCGGGAGAACGCGAGGTCGAGACTTAGCCGCCCCTGCCGCTGCCACCTGGTCAGCTCCGTTTCGTAGTAGAAGCCCCAGGCGCGCGACTGTTCGCCGAAGAACAGCCAGTTGCGGCCGCCGGCGCCGGTCGCCTCCCGCTCCTGCATGAAGGCGAGGAACGGAGCGAGGCCGGTGCCTGGCCCAATCATGATGATCGGCGTCGATGGATCGGCCGGCATCCCGAAATGCTTCTGCGCGTCCTGCGTGTAGACCGGCGCCGGCGTCCCATCGGGCCAGCGCTCATTGAGGAATGTCGAGCCGACGCCGAGATGGGTGCGTCCGCGTGACGCATAGTTCACCGCGAGCACCATCAGATGCGCCTCGTCTGGATGCGCGCGCAGGCTCGACGCGATCGAGTAGAGCCGCGGCTGCAACGGACGCAGCAATCCCAGGAACTCGGTCGCGGTGAACTGCGCCTCCGGCGCGTCGTTCAGCACGTCGAGCACGTCGTGGACGTCGTCCCAGCCGCGCAGGTAGCGCTTGAGCTGTTCTTCGTGGCCTTTCTCGAGCAGCGCGTCGAACCGCGCGGCGCCGCGATCGCGGCAGGCTTCGAGCAGGCGGCGCGACACGATGTCGAGATCGACCGTGCGGGCGAGCGCCTCGCGCAAGGGCAGTGGACCCTGCGGCGCGGCGTCGACGATCTCGTCGCCGGTGAGGCCGAGCCGCTCGACGATCCGGGCGACGAGCGGCTCGTGGTAGCGCGGCCAGACGCCCAGCGAGTCGCCCGGTCGATAGGCGATGCCGGATCCGGCGAGCGAGATGACGTGGTGCTGCGTGTCCTTGGGCGAGCCGGCCGGTGTCAAACGGCGGCCGCTCAGGCGCGTGGCGGCGAACGGCCGGCGCGCGGTGTAGGTCGTCGCGATCGTCACGGTGGCCCTTCAGCATACCGTGGCCGCGCCAGAAGCGAGGCGATCGTGTTGACGCTGTCGACCATCAGATCGGTTTCGTCGTTCACCAGCGCGTCGCTCTTGCCGAGCGCCAGCTGGCTGGTGCGCAGATCCGGGAGGGGCGGTGGCGGCGTGCCGGCGTCGAGCGCGGTGGCGAGCGCGGTGAGCGCGCCGCTCATCTCTGGCGCCAGTCGCGCCATTCCGGGCACTCCCTCGGTGACGCCGCGTTCGAGGCCGGCGTGCAGCGCCAGTGCCGCCAGCGCGTGCCGGCGCAGCGCCGCGAGGATCCCGACCGCGACCCGCGGCGGCAGCCCGGCGCGCCGCGCCGGCTCGGCGATCATCCGCTCGATGACCGCCTCGGCATTCGATCGCGCGAGGCGCGCCTCGCTGCGGATCCCGCCGATCCGCTGCAGGTCGATGCGCGACGGATCGGCGAATCCGGTGAGCAGCGCGTCGACGTACTGGCTGTGCAGCCGGAGCATCGAGGCGAGCGCGGCGCGCGCGGTGGTGCCGGCCCACGTCGGGAAGAGCGCGTAGAGCAGGAGCGCCAGCGCGCCGCCGCCGAGCGTGTATTCCTCGCGCAACATCGCCGCGGTCGCCGGGCCGACCCCGCTCAGCATCAGGATGAAGACGACATAGCCGGTCAGGCAGACGGCGAAAATCGCATAGTTCATCCTGAAGAAGGCGTAGCAGCCCCACACCGAGATCAGCACCAGCGCCATCAGCGCGACGTGGCCGGGCGCCCACGCGCGCACGATGAGTCCGGCGAGGAACGCGCCGGCGACGGTGCCGGCGATGCGCGCGATGCCGCGGCTGAAGGTGTCGTAGAACTCCGGCTTGAGGACGAGCACCGCGGTCATCGGCATCCAGTAGCCGCGCGGCATGTGCCACAACCGGTAGGCGGCGGTGCCGAGCAGTACGGCGATCGCCGTGCGCAGCGCGTGGCGGCAGGCGGTCGACTGCGGCGTCAGGTTCGCCGCGAGGGTGGTCAGCGCGTCACGAACCGGCGGCCGCCGCCGGAGCGGCGGCAGCCGCTGGCCGGTCGTCCTGGAAGGGCGGTCGTCTCCCAGCACACCGGCGGTGCGCCATGCCGCGCGCACCTGGCCGAGCAGCGCTTCCACCAGAACGCGGCGCTCGAACGCCGGGGCGCACGCGTCGATGTCATCCCAGATTCCGGCCGTATCGTGCGGCTCGCGCCCCGCGTCGAGTGCCGCGGCGATCGCGTCGAGCGCGGCCGCGCAGGCGGTGAAGAACCGCGAGGTGCACCCGGGATCGCCGCCGGCGTCGCGCCGCCTCGCGACCAGCGCCGCGAGACTGCTGCGGATCCGGTCCGCCTCGTCGAACAGCGCCTGGAACACCAGCACCTCGCCGGCGTGCGCGAACGGCTGCGGATCGTCGAGCGGCGCGGCGCTGACGGCAAAGGTGTGCGGTTCGGGCGCGGCGTCGGTGCGCGGATCGGCCAGCGACACCGCGTAGGCCGACAGGCTCCGGTAGATCTCGGCGATCGTCGTGCGTTCCGCGGTGAAGCGGCGCAGCGGCCAGAGCAGCGCGACGAGCAGCGTCTGCGCGAGGCCGCCCCCGATCACGATCGCGCCGCGGATCGCGGCCTCGCGCGGGCCGGACGGGAATCCCGTCGCGATCAGCACGGCGACGATGGCCTGCAGCCCGACGAACGCCGCCGAGGCGCCGAGCGCGCCGACGAGTCCGCCGACGAACGCCGCCGCGGTCGACACCAGGATCGCCGCCGCGTCGGAACGGCCCGCCATCGATCCGGCCGCCATCGCGATCCCCATCGCCAGCGACGCCGACACCATCACGGCGGCGCGGCTGCGATAGGCGCCCTGGAACGATCCGAAGCCGACCGATACCGCGCCCACCGCGCCGAACGCGGCGACCGATGGTTGTCCGAGCGCGAGGCCGGCGAGAAGCGGAATGGCAACCCCGGCCGTGCAGCGCAGTGCCCCGGCGCCCTCGAAGAGCCGCCAGTCGACCCGCACTGTCTGGCCGACGACCTGACGAACCGTGTCTGCCACGAGTGACTAGCCGCCGCGGGTGTGCATTTCGAGATGGGCGTCGCGCTTCAACGCGGCGACCGGGATGAGCACGTCGCGCGCCGGCGAGCCAAGGCGTTCCTCGGCGCCGCGATCGGCTCGCATCCCCCAGACCGCGGCGACCAGCTGCTGCAGCTCTTCGGTGGACGCTCCCTCACGGAGCGGCCGCCGCAGATCGAGGCCGCCCTGCGCGTACAGACAAAGCAGCCAGAGGCCGTCCGCGGTGAGCCGGCTGCGATCGCAGGCGGCGCAGAATGGCTCGGTCGTCGAGGCGATGATCCCGAACGTCGTGCCATCGGCGAGGCGGAAGCGCTCGGCCGGCGCCGAGCCGCGGCCAGGCAGCGGCTCGATCGCGCCCAGCGCCGTGCGGAGGCGCGCGAGGATTTCCACGCGCGGCACGACGCTGGCGGGCGTCCAGTGCGTGGCGCCGCCGACGTCCATGTACTCGATGAACCGGATCTCGGCGCCGCGGTGTTTCGCGAACTCGAGCAGCGCCGGCAGTTCGTCGTCGTTGCGGCCGCGCATCACGACCGTATCGATCTTGAGCGCGGCGAACCCGGCCTCCCGCGCCGCATCGATCCCGGTCAGCACCGAGCCGAGCTCGTCGAAACGCGTCAACGCGCGGAAACGGTCTGGCTGCAGGGTGTCGAGGCTGACCGTCAGCCGATGCAGCCCGGCGTCCCGCAGCGCCCGCGCCTGATCGTTCAGCAGCACGCCGTTGGTCGTCAGCGCGAGATCCCGGATCGACCCGCGCGAGGCCAGCTGCCGGACGAGCGCCGGCAGATCCCGCCGGAGCAGCGGTTCGCCGCCGGTGAGACGGACGTGCTCGACGCCGAGCGCCGTGAAGGCATCGGTCAGCGCCGCGATCTCCTCGAAATCGAGGATGCTGGCCCGGGGCAGCCAGGCGTAGTCCGGCTCGGGCATGCAGTACTGGCACCGGAGATTGCACCGGTCGGTGACCGAGATGCGGAGGCTGCGCAGGGGCCGGTTGAACCTGTCGGCGATCACTTCCGTCATTATCCCTAATCTCATGATTCTGCCCGCACGGCTTCGCCTCGTGTCGCGCCGGCTGCTCCGCGCCCCGCTTTTCACCTCGGTCGCCGTCGCCACGCTCGCGCTGGGCATCGGCGCCAACACCGCGATGTTCACCGTGATTCGCGGTGTGCTCCTCAAACCCCTGCCTTTCGAGGCGCCGGAACGCCTCATCGGTGTGTGGCACGCGGCGCCGGGACTCGGGATCCCCCTCCTCAATCAGGCGCCCGCCTTCTACCTGACGTATCGCGACTCGAACCGCACCTTCGAGGACACGGGGCTCTGGGACACGGACGCGGTCGCGGTGACTGGCGCCGGCGAGCCGGAGCGGGTCGACGCGCTCGACGTCACCGACGGCATCCTGCCGATCCTGCGTGTGCAGGCCGCAATAGGCCGCCGCTTCACTGCCGCCGACGATTCACCGAAGAGTCCCGAGCGCGTGATGCTCGCCTACGGCTACTGGCAGCGCAAGTTCGGCGGCGATCCCTCGGTCGTCGGTCGGTCGATCGTGCTCGACGGCAAGCCGCACGAAATCATCGGCGTCCTGCCCGCCCGCTTCCGGTTCCTCAATCTCCATCCGCAGATGCTGTTGCCGATGCGGATCGACCCGGCGACCGTCTTCGTCGGCAATTTCAGCTTTCAGGGCATCGCGCGGCTCAAGCCCGGCGTGACACTGGCGCAGGCGAATGCCGACGTCAACCGGATGATCCCGCTCGTCGAGGATCGATACCCGATGCCGCCCGGGTTCACCAAACCGATGTTCGCGGCGGCGCGGATCGGCGCCAACGTCCGTCCGCTCGACCAGGACGTGATCGGGGACGTCGGCCGCGTGCTGTGGGTGGTCTTCGGCACCGTGGGCATCGTCCTGCTCATTGCGTGCGCCAACGTGGCGAATCTGTTCCTGGTGCGCGCCGAAGGGCGGCAGCAGGAGCTGGCGATCCACGCCGCGCTCGGCGCGGGGACGCGCCGGATCGCCTGGGAACTGCTGTCGGAGAGCCTGTGTCTCGGGCTGGCCGGGGGAGCGGCCGGGCTCGGGCTGGCGTGGCTCGGGATTCGCGGGCTGGTCGCGCTGGCGCCCTCGGGACTGCCGCGCGTCGACGATATCGGCATCGACGGCGCCGTCGTCGTCTTCACCCTCGGGATTTCGCTGGTCGCCGGGGTGCTGTTCGGGCTGCTGCCGGTGATGAAGTTCGCGACGCCTCGCCTGGCGACGTTCCTCAACCAGGGCGGTCGTCTCGGCACTGCCAGCCGCCAGCGGCACCGCGCCCGCAACACGCTGGTCGTCGTCGAGGTGGCGCTCGCGGTGGTACTGCTGGTCGGCTCGGGTCTCATGATTCGCACGTTCCAGGCGATGCGGCGCGTCGATCCCGGCTTCGTGCATCCGGAACAGCTCGTCACGATGCGCGTGTCGATCCCGGACTCGATCGTCAAGGATCCCGACCGCACCACGCGGACCCACGAGGCGATTGCGCGCAAACTGGCGGCTCTGCCGGGCGTCGCCTCGGTCGGATTGACGTCTTCCGTCACGATGGAAGGCGCCAATTCCAACGATCCGATCTTCGTGGAGGACGTGCCGCCCCCGCCCGGTACGATTCCGCCGATTCGTCGCTACAAGTCGACCGACGGCAGTTATTTCTCGACGATGGGCGCGCGGCTCGTCGCCGGACGTCTCCTGAACTGGACCGACACCTACAACCACCTGCCGGTCGTCGTGTTCAGCGAGAGCCTGGCGCGCGAGTACTGGAAGGATCCGGCGAAGGCGGTCGGCCGCCGCGTCCGCAATTCACCCGACAACCCGTGGCGGACGGTCGTCGGCGTTGTCGGCGACGAGCGCGACGACGGGCTGGCGCAGCCGGCGCCGCCCACCGTCTACTGGCCGTTGATCGTCGAGAAGCTGTGGAACGAACCGGTGACGGTACGCCGCAGTCTCACCTACGTGATCCGCAGCGAGCGGCCGAAGTCGCCGACGCTCGTCAAGGACCTGCAGCAGGCGGTGTGGTCGGTCAACGCCAGCCTCCCGGTCGCCAACGTCCGGACGATGAACGACATCATGTCGGCATCGATGGCGCAGACGTCGTTCGCGCTGGTGATGCTCGCGATTGCCGGAGCCGTGGCGCTGCTGCTCGGTATCGTCGGCATCTACGGCGTCATCGCCTACATCGCGACGCAGCGGACGAAGGAGATCGGCATCCGCATGGCGCTCGGTGCGCTGAGCCGCGACGTGACCGGTCTCTTCGTGCGTCAAGGCCTGGTGCTGGCGGGGGCGGGCATTGCGATCGGCCTGGTGACGGCGGCCTTCGTTACCCGCGTGATGTCGACGCTGTTGTACGGCGTCGGCGCCCTCGATCCGGTGACGTACGTGGCCGTTGCGGTGGGTCTCGGCGTGACGGCGCTCCTGGCGTCGTACGTGCCGGCGGCGCGCGCCGCGCGGGTGCAGCCGGCGCTGGCGCTGCGAAGAGACCTGTAGCCGCCTGGCGGCTGCCGGTCGGTTGCGCGCATATAATCCCGCGCATGAAACCACGCGCGCTGCTGGTCGCCGCACTGCTCGCCACCGTCGTCGTCGCCGCGCCGCTTGCCGAGCGGGTCGCGCAGGCGCCCGCGGCTCCGGCGGCGGCCAATCCCAGGCTCGATGCCTGGAAGCAGGAAGCCGTCAACGATGTCGAGAGCCAGGCGGGCTTCGCGCAGCAGATGGTCGATCAGATCTTCAGCTATGGCGAGCTTGGTTTCCAGGAAACCGAAACGAACCACTATCTGATCGACATCCTCAAGAAGAACGGCTTCGACGTGGAGGAGGGGGTCGCCGGCATCCCGACCGCCTTCATGGCCACGTGGGGATCGGGCAAGCCGATTCTGGCGCTCGGATCGGACATCGACTGCATCCCGCAGGCGTCGCAGAAGCCGGGGGTCGCCTACCATGACCCGATCATCGAAGGCGCGCCCGGCCACGGCGAAGGGCACAATTCCGGACTGCCGCTGCAGATCGTCGCCGCGATCAGCGTCAAGAAAATCATGGCGCGCGAGCACCTGCCGGGCACGATCCGCATCTGGACCGGCACCGCCGAGGAACTCGTCGGCAGCAAGGCCTACTTCGTCCGCGCCGGGCTGTTCAAGGACGTCGACATCGCGCTCTTCGTCCACGTCGGGGAAAACCTCGGCGTGTCGTGGGGCGCGGGGAGCGGCACCGGTCTCGTCTCGGTGCAGTACTCGTTCCTCGGCGAAACGGCGCACGCCGCCGCCGCGCCGTGGCGCGGCCGGAGCGCGCTGGATGCCGTCGAGTTGATGGACATCGGTTGGCAGTTCCGCCGTGAGCATCTGCGTCTCAGCCAGCGCTCGCACGACGTCATCACCGACGGCGGCGATCAGCCCAACGTCGTCCCGCGCACGGCGTCGGTCTGGTACTACTTCCGCGAAACCGATTATGAGCACATCAAAGAGCTCTGGGAGACCGGCGACACGATGGCCAAAGCGGCGGCGATGATGGCCGGCGTCGAACTGAAGCAGGAACAGGTCCTCGGTGCGGCGTGGCCGCAGCATTTCAACAAGGTCGTCGCCGAGACGACGTGGTCGAACATCCAGAAAGTCGGCCTGCCGAAATGGAGCGATGAGGATCAGCAGCTCGCCAAGGCGCTGCAGAAGGAGCTGAAGAACCCGAAGACCGACGGACTGTCGGTCAAGCTCCCGGAAAAGCTTCAGGGGCCGGTGGAGCACAACGACGGCGGCGGCTCGGACGACATCGGCGACATCTCGTGGAACGTCCCGACCGTGACGCTGCGCTACCCCTCGAATATTCCCGGTCTGCCGGGCCACAACTGGGCGAACGCCATCGCGATGGCCACGCCGATCGCGCACAAGGGTGTGATCGCCGGTGCCAAGGTGCAGGCCATGACGATGCTCGACCTGCTGGCGCGGAAGGAGCTGGTCGATCAGGCCTGGTCGTATTTCCGAGACGTCCAGAACAAGGACACCAAGTACGAGCCGTTGATCCGCCCGCAGGACACCCCGGCCATCTGGCTGAACAAGAACACGATGGACAAGTACCGCGCGGAGATGAAGAAGTACTACTACGATCCGTCGCGCTACAAGACGTACCTCGAGCAGCTCGGAATCAAGTACCCGACGGTACGCGCATCGAATCCCTGAACGGCAGCGGTTGATTCCGACTACACGGGGGGAGTACGATCCGGGGGTTGGACGTTCGCAGCGCAATCGATCGGATCATCAGGCGCGAAGCCCGCATCTTCGGTGCGTTGTGCGCCATCGCGATCGCCGCGTTCTTCGCCACCCGGACGCTCGCCGCCTCAAATCGCCGCACCGCGCAGGCGGATGCGGCGCGTTGGAACGCCGCCGGCGCGGCAAGCCTGGCCGCGGGAAATGCCAAGGCCGCCGTCGACGCGTTCCGCAAGGCCTCTCTGATCGACCGTGACAATCGAGCCTACCGGTCTGCGCTGGCGGATGCCTTGCGCCGGACCGGCGACAACGACGCGGCGCTCGACGTGCTGCTGCGCCTGCGCGAGGCGGTGCCCGAGGACGTCGAGGTCAACGCCAGTCTGGCCCGGCTGGTGGCGGCGCGCGGCAGCGTCGACGACGCGGTCCGCTATTTCCAGACCGCGATTCTGGGCCTGTGGCAGCCGGCGCGGATCGAAGAGCGACGCACGCTTCGAATCGAGCTGATTGACCTGCTGCTCACACACGGCGCGGCCGAACGCGCGCTGGCCGAACTGCTGAAGTTGAGCGGTGAGATTCCCGACGACCCGTTGGCGCACGTCCGCGTCGGCCAGCTGCTGATGCAGGCCGGCAGCCCGGCGCGCGCCGAGGCGCAGTTCGTCGCCGCGCTCCGCCGCGCCCCGCACGACGAGACGGCGCTGGCCGGGGCGGGCGAGGCCGCCTTCGCGACCGGCGACTACGAGCACGCGCGCGACTACCTGCGGCGCACCGCCGGCGGCGCCGACAGCGAGAGGCTGCAGATCGCCGAGCTGGTGCTCGACATCGATCCGCTGCTGCCGCGCCTCACCGCGCGCGAGCGCGACCGACGGCTCGCCCGCGCGGTCGACGAGCTGCAGGCGCGTGCCGCCGGGTGCGCCAGCGCGGCGGCTCCGCAGCAGGCACTCGCGGATCTGCAGCGGACGTTCGCGGCGGCGCACGCGACGTCGGCCGACAGCCTCGGTCCGGATCTGGCGCGCGTCGCCGGCCTCGCGCGCGACCTGTCGAACCTCTGTCCGCCGCCACAGCCGATCGATCGCGCCATCGTCCTCATCGCCGCGCGGCACGGGTTGGACGCGTCGTGAGCGAACCGATCGAGGGCCCGATCGCCGCGGAGGTTGCGGATGCCTCAGAAACACAGCGCAGCCGCGAGGCGCGGCTGTTCGCGGCGCTGTCGATCGTCGTCGGCATCCTCGCCGGCCTGAGCGCGGTGTTCTTTACGGTCACGATCGACTGGGTCACCCGTGTGCTGTTCGGGTTTCGCGC
Coding sequences:
- a CDS encoding peptidase dimerization domain-containing protein — protein: MKPRALLVAALLATVVVAAPLAERVAQAPAAPAAANPRLDAWKQEAVNDVESQAGFAQQMVDQIFSYGELGFQETETNHYLIDILKKNGFDVEEGVAGIPTAFMATWGSGKPILALGSDIDCIPQASQKPGVAYHDPIIEGAPGHGEGHNSGLPLQIVAAISVKKIMAREHLPGTIRIWTGTAEELVGSKAYFVRAGLFKDVDIALFVHVGENLGVSWGAGSGTGLVSVQYSFLGETAHAAAAPWRGRSALDAVELMDIGWQFRREHLRLSQRSHDVITDGGDQPNVVPRTASVWYYFRETDYEHIKELWETGDTMAKAAAMMAGVELKQEQVLGAAWPQHFNKVVAETTWSNIQKVGLPKWSDEDQQLAKALQKELKNPKTDGLSVKLPEKLQGPVEHNDGGGSDDIGDISWNVPTVTLRYPSNIPGLPGHNWANAIAMATPIAHKGVIAGAKVQAMTMLDLLARKELVDQAWSYFRDVQNKDTKYEPLIRPQDTPAIWLNKNTMDKYRAEMKKYYYDPSRYKTYLEQLGIKYPTVRASNP
- a CDS encoding FUSC family protein, with the translated sequence MADTVRQVVGQTVRVDWRLFEGAGALRCTAGVAIPLLAGLALGQPSVAAFGAVGAVSVGFGSFQGAYRSRAAVMVSASLAMGIAMAAGSMAGRSDAAAILVSTAAAFVGGLVGALGASAAFVGLQAIVAVLIATGFPSGPREAAIRGAIVIGGGLAQTLLVALLWPLRRFTAERTTIAEIYRSLSAYAVSLADPRTDAAPEPHTFAVSAAPLDDPQPFAHAGEVLVFQALFDEADRIRSSLAALVARRRDAGGDPGCTSRFFTACAAALDAIAAALDAGREPHDTAGIWDDIDACAPAFERRVLVEALLGQVRAAWRTAGVLGDDRPSRTTGQRLPPLRRRPPVRDALTTLAANLTPQSTACRHALRTAIAVLLGTAAYRLWHMPRGYWMPMTAVLVLKPEFYDTFSRGIARIAGTVAGAFLAGLIVRAWAPGHVALMALVLISVWGCYAFFRMNYAIFAVCLTGYVVFILMLSGVGPATAAMLREEYTLGGGALALLLYALFPTWAGTTARAALASMLRLHSQYVDALLTGFADPSRIDLQRIGGIRSEARLARSNAEAVIERMIAEPARRAGLPPRVAVGILAALRRHALAALALHAGLERGVTEGVPGMARLAPEMSGALTALATALDAGTPPPPLPDLRTSQLALGKSDALVNDETDLMVDSVNTIASLLARPRYAEGPP
- a CDS encoding tetratricopeptide repeat protein is translated as MDVRSAIDRIIRREARIFGALCAIAIAAFFATRTLAASNRRTAQADAARWNAAGAASLAAGNAKAAVDAFRKASLIDRDNRAYRSALADALRRTGDNDAALDVLLRLREAVPEDVEVNASLARLVAARGSVDDAVRYFQTAILGLWQPARIEERRTLRIELIDLLLTHGAAERALAELLKLSGEIPDDPLAHVRVGQLLMQAGSPARAEAQFVAALRRAPHDETALAGAGEAAFATGDYEHARDYLRRTAGGADSERLQIAELVLDIDPLLPRLTARERDRRLARAVDELQARAAGCASAAAPQQALADLQRTFAAAHATSADSLGPDLARVAGLARDLSNLCPPPQPIDRAIVLIAARHGLDAS
- a CDS encoding Gfo/Idh/MocA family oxidoreductase, whose product is MKIRWGILGCGDVTEVKSGPALQKADGSTLVAVMRRDRALATDYARRHGVPRSYDSAAALVADPDVDAVYVATPPSTHLELALLAADAGKPCLVEKPMATSHDECLAMVEAFAARGVPLWVAYYRRALPRFLAVREQMASGAIGTITSVHVQVTDRLASGTTLHNWRFDPAIAGAGLFFDLGSHCFDLLDFLIGAVGDPHGIAVNTAGAGAVEDVTAAAFRCASGVAGTAIFNFNAASKTDAMTIIGTRGTIVTPVFADADVIVDTERGAETLPVRNPPHVHQPLIQTIVDELHGRGRCASTGESAARASWVLDRCLGRPTSLSRR
- a CDS encoding ABC transporter permease, which codes for MILPARLRLVSRRLLRAPLFTSVAVATLALGIGANTAMFTVIRGVLLKPLPFEAPERLIGVWHAAPGLGIPLLNQAPAFYLTYRDSNRTFEDTGLWDTDAVAVTGAGEPERVDALDVTDGILPILRVQAAIGRRFTAADDSPKSPERVMLAYGYWQRKFGGDPSVVGRSIVLDGKPHEIIGVLPARFRFLNLHPQMLLPMRIDPATVFVGNFSFQGIARLKPGVTLAQANADVNRMIPLVEDRYPMPPGFTKPMFAAARIGANVRPLDQDVIGDVGRVLWVVFGTVGIVLLIACANVANLFLVRAEGRQQELAIHAALGAGTRRIAWELLSESLCLGLAGGAAGLGLAWLGIRGLVALAPSGLPRVDDIGIDGAVVVFTLGISLVAGVLFGLLPVMKFATPRLATFLNQGGRLGTASRQRHRARNTLVVVEVALAVVLLVGSGLMIRTFQAMRRVDPGFVHPEQLVTMRVSIPDSIVKDPDRTTRTHEAIARKLAALPGVASVGLTSSVTMEGANSNDPIFVEDVPPPPGTIPPIRRYKSTDGSYFSTMGARLVAGRLLNWTDTYNHLPVVVFSESLAREYWKDPAKAVGRRVRNSPDNPWRTVVGVVGDERDDGLAQPAPPTVYWPLIVEKLWNEPVTVRRSLTYVIRSERPKSPTLVKDLQQAVWSVNASLPVANVRTMNDIMSASMAQTSFALVMLAIAGAVALLLGIVGIYGVIAYIATQRTKEIGIRMALGALSRDVTGLFVRQGLVLAGAGIAIGLVTAAFVTRVMSTLLYGVGALDPVTYVAVAVGLGVTALLASYVPAARAARVQPALALRRDL
- the moaA gene encoding GTP 3',8-cyclase MoaA, with the protein product MTEVIADRFNRPLRSLRISVTDRCNLRCQYCMPEPDYAWLPRASILDFEEIAALTDAFTALGVEHVRLTGGEPLLRRDLPALVRQLASRGSIRDLALTTNGVLLNDQARALRDAGLHRLTVSLDTLQPDRFRALTRFDELGSVLTGIDAAREAGFAALKIDTVVMRGRNDDELPALLEFAKHRGAEIRFIEYMDVGGATHWTPASVVPRVEILARLRTALGAIEPLPGRGSAPAERFRLADGTTFGIIASTTEPFCAACDRSRLTADGLWLLCLYAQGGLDLRRPLREGASTEELQQLVAAVWGMRADRGAEERLGSPARDVLIPVAALKRDAHLEMHTRGG